A genome region from Cervus canadensis isolate Bull #8, Minnesota chromosome 10, ASM1932006v1, whole genome shotgun sequence includes the following:
- the LOC122448922 gene encoding stonin-1-like, producing MCSTNPGNWVTFDDDPTFQSSQKSKNFPLENQGICRPNGLKLNLSGPKEFPSGSSSTSSTPLSSPIIDFYFSPGPPSNSPLSTPTKDFPGFPGIPKAGTHVLYPIPESSSNSPLITATGSSSLATKPTCFSQASLPSDHSCIHPASKVGLADEMSPHQAEGFQSDTPQFQYFREDCAFSSPFWKDEGGASQLTFDPPGSRKIFPSRDREVPMDQKGLNQCSFNYICEKLEYLQSAENQDSFVNLSMQCLYAEDAASSFVPHMLFRSQPKAGWSFMMRIPEKKNMMSSRQWGPIFLKVLPGGILQMYYEKGLEKPFKELQLDPYCRLSEPKDENFSVAGKIHTVKIEHVSYTEKRKYHSKTEVVHEPDIEQMLKLGSTEYHDFLDFLTTVEEELIKLPAVSKPKKNYEEQEISLEIVDNFWGKITKEEGKLVESTVITQISCLCFVNGNTECFLTLNDHELQKRNERYFEKDPEKKGIDILDCHFHKCVKAQEFEQSRIIKFVPLDACRFELMRFKTSHSGEDLPFSLKSVVVVQGAYVELQAFVNMAHPMSVQRPSHAGSLRSCDNIMIHFPVPSQWIKALWTMNLQRQKSLKAKMNRRACLGSLHELESEPVIQVTVGSAKYESAYRAVVWKIDRLPDKNSSKYSTR from the coding sequence ATGTGTTCCACGAACCCAGGCAACTGGGTCACATTTGATGATGACCCCACTTTTCAGTCTTCTCAAAAGTCAAAGAATTTCCCTCTGGAGAATCAAGGCATTTGTCGGCCAAATGGACTTAAACTGAACCTTTCTGGCCCTAAGGAGTTTCCCAGTGGATCTTCCTCTACCAGCAGCACCCCTCTGTCCTCTCCCATCATAGACTTTTACTTCAGTCCAGGACCTCCAAGTAACTCTCCTCTTTCTACACCTACCAAAGACTTCCCAGGTTTTCCTGGCATCCCCAAAGCAGGGACTCATGTGCTTTATCCTATTCCAGAATCATCTTCAAACAGTCCACTTATAACAGCAACAGGTTCTTCCTCATTGGCTACCAAGCCAACCTGTTTCTCCCAAGCTTCCTTACCCAGTGACCACTCATGTATACATCCAGCCTCCAAAGTGGGTCTTGCAGATGAAATGAGCCCTCACCAGGCTGAAGGGTTCCAAAGTGATACTCCCCAATTTCAGTATTTTCGGGAGGACTGTGCCTTTTCAAGTCCATTTTGGAAAGATGAAGGCGGTGCTTCCCAGCTCACCTTCGACCCTCCAGGAAGCAGAAAGATCTTCCCATCAAGAGACAGAGAGGTGCCTATGGATCAAAAAGGCTTAAATCAGTGTTCATTCAACTACATCTGTGAGAAGCTTGAATATCTCCAATCAGCTGAGAACCAAGACTCATTTGTAAATTTGTCTATGCAGTGTCTGTATGCTGAAGACGCTGCCTCTTCCTTTGTCCCCCACATGCTCTTCAGGAGTCAGCCGAAAGCCGGATGGTCTTTCATGATGAGAATTCCAGAGAAGAAGAACATGATGTCTTCCCGTCAGTGGGGGCCAATTTTTCTAAAAGTCTTACCTGGAGGAATTTTGCAAATGTATTATGAGAAGGGGTTAGAAAAACCATTTAAAGAGTTACAGCTCGATCCATACTGCAGGCTTTCGGAACCAAAAGATGAGAACTTTAGTGTGGCTGGAAAAATCCATACTGTGAAGATTGAACATGTGTCTTacacagaaaaaaggaaataccaTTCTAAGACAGAAGTAGTTCacgaaccagacatagaacaaatGCTGAAGTTGGGGTCCACAGAGTACCATGACTTCCTCGACTTTCTGACCACTGTGGAGGAGGAGCTGATAAAGCTGCCGGCTGTTTCAAAACCAAAGAAGAACTATGAGGAACAAGAAATTTCCCTGGAAATTGTGGACAACTTTTGGGGTAAAATCactaaagaagaaggaaaattggTTGAAAGCACTGTGATAACTCAAATCTCTTGCCTCTGCTTTGTGAATGGCAACACTGAATGCTTTTTAACCTTGAATGACCATGAGCTACAGAAGCGAAATGAACGCTATTTTGAGAAAGATCCAGAAAAGAAGGGGATTGATATTCTTGACTGTCATTTTCATAAGTGTGTGAAAGCACAAGAATTTGAGCAATCAAGAATCATTAAGTTTGTACCTCTGGATGCCTGCAGGTTTGAGCTGATGCGTTTCAAAACTTCACACAGCGGGGAAGATCTTCCCTTTTCCCTGAAGTCGGTAGTGGTTGTCCAGGGGGCATATGTGGAGCTTCAGGCCTTCGTCAACATGGCCCATCCCATGTCGGTCCAGAGACCATCCCATGCCGGTTCCTTGAGGTCCTGTGACAACATAATGATACACTTTCCTGTCCCGTCTCAGTGGATCAAGGCCCTCTGGACCATGAACCTCCAGAGGCAGAAGTCCCTGAAAGCCAAAATGAACCGCCGGGCATGTCTGGGGAGTTTACACGAACTTGAATCTGAACCTGTCATACAGGTCACGGTGGGGTCCGCAAAATATGAGAGTGCCTACCGGGCTGTGGTGTGGAAGATAGACCGGCTTCCTGATAAAAATTCAAGTAAATATTCAAcacgctaa